A DNA window from Deltaproteobacteria bacterium contains the following coding sequences:
- a CDS encoding rod shape-determining protein encodes MFLDPLLGIFSNDLAIDLGTANTLVYVKGRGIVLSEPSVVAVRRDNKGYNKVLAVGKEAKLMLGRTPGNIIAIRPMKDGVIADFEVTEAMLRHFIRKVHNRRTLIRPRIIICVPSGITQVEKRAVRESAESAGAREVYLIEEPMAAAIGAGLPITEPTSNMVVDIGGGTTEVAVISLAGIVFSKSVRVGGDKIDESILQYVKRKYNLLIGERTAEVIKTTIGTAYPQDEPESIEVKGRDLVSGIPKTLTIDSEEVRLAISEQIDTIIEVVKLALEQTPPELAADIVDRGIFLTGGGALLKNLDVLLREETGLPITIAEDPLSAVVLGSGMTLENIELLKEVSIS; translated from the coding sequence ATGTTTTTAGATCCTCTCCTGGGAATTTTCTCCAATGATTTGGCCATTGATCTGGGAACCGCCAATACCCTGGTTTATGTCAAAGGCCGAGGCATTGTTTTAAGCGAACCATCGGTCGTGGCGGTTCGTAGGGATAACAAAGGTTATAACAAGGTCCTGGCCGTCGGAAAAGAGGCCAAGTTGATGCTCGGACGAACCCCCGGTAATATCATCGCCATACGGCCCATGAAAGACGGTGTCATTGCCGATTTTGAAGTCACCGAAGCCATGCTGCGCCATTTTATCCGGAAGGTCCACAATCGCAGGACCTTAATCCGGCCCCGCATCATCATTTGTGTGCCATCCGGTATCACCCAGGTTGAAAAAAGGGCGGTCCGGGAATCGGCCGAGTCCGCCGGGGCCCGGGAGGTCTATCTGATTGAGGAACCCATGGCAGCGGCCATCGGGGCCGGGTTACCGATTACCGAACCGACCAGTAATATGGTGGTGGACATTGGGGGCGGAACCACGGAGGTGGCGGTCATTTCACTGGCCGGTATTGTTTTCAGTAAGTCGGTCCGGGTGGGAGGAGACAAGATAGACGAATCCATCCTGCAATATGTCAAGAGAAAATACAATTTATTGATCGGGGAAAGGACGGCCGAGGTCATCAAGACCACTATTGGAACCGCCTATCCCCAGGATGAACCGGAATCGATTGAAGTCAAAGGGAGAGACCTGGTTTCCGGGATACCCAAGACCTTGACGATCGATTCGGAAGAGGTCCGCCTGGCCATTTCCGAGCAGATCGATACGATCATCGAGGTCGTTAAGCTGGCCCTGGAACAAACCCCACCGGAACTGGCTGCCGATATCGTCGACCGGGGGATTTTTCTGACCGGAGGCGGGGCCCTCCTTAAAAATTTAGATGTCCTGTTGCGGGAAGAAACCGGACTGCCGATCACTATAGCCGAAGACCCCCTGTCAGCAGTAGTCTTGGGTTCCGGGATGACCCTGGAAAATATCGAGTTATTAAAGGAGGTTTCTATATCCTAA